TTagtattgctttatttttttcttgcagagATGGATGATGAAGATTGTGAAAGACGCCGAATGGAATGTTTGGATGAAATGTCTACCCTTGAGAAACAGTTTACAGATCTCAAAGATCAGTAAGTCGACCCTTGTGGCAGGTTTCATAGGACAGATTGTGCCATAAATGCTGAGGCAAGTGTTGCGCTCTGATAGTCTTGGGCAATAATCACCCTTCTCATTTTTGGCATCTCCCACAAATTCATGAGCCTGAGACAATGgcagaatttacatttttggtaGGAAGGCTTGGGGCATTTATGGTCTATTCAAAACTACAAATTTCATATCCTCTTCGGTAACAATCCAGATTTAACCAGTGCTCTTTGATTTCATTGGTATATACTTTATCATTTTAACCAAGGTGCCAAATTCCTTCTAAACAGTAGAGGTGGAAGCGGTCAGATGATTGACAGCTGTCAGCACACAGGGATAAGGTGGACTAATTTAAGCAGAGTGCAActtttgcaattttgtaaattgcTGATGTGTGGGAAACATGGAAATTAAAATAGTCTTTTGACTTTAGATCCTCCCACCAAAGTAGAGTCCCCATTACAGTCTGGTTTAAGGGTATATAAGGGTATATAGGGTTCTTTGGTGCTGGCCCACCACTGCAAACAGGGAGGTGAAAATGATCAAAATAGGATTAGCTTGCCATGTCCAGTATTCCAGAGCAGTTGGAAGAGAGAGCTTTTTCTTAAGATGGGCAGTCCCATTCCAGTATCTCGGGCCATGCACCAATGTAAATACttaaaaaagagaaatgtgtttaaaagaccagtaacatggaattttctttaaaaaaaaatagtttccatttaacgaaaaaaaaacaccaaggcagttttaactttaaattctttattaagaaattacttacccgTTCTCCTCTTTAGAAACAGCGACAGGGCAaagatccattgtgcagcgctccatttctcctccctgctttctataggagatagccagggaggagaaatcgagcgctgctcGATGGATCGGCgacctgtcgccatttctgaggAGGAGCTCAATCAGAGAATCGGTAATTTCTTAAtaatgaatttaaagttaaaactgccttggtgttttttttttcccgttaagtagaaactaatttttttttaaataaaaaatgtgttactggtcctttaagacaacACAGTGTACTTGTTATCAAGCAATATAATTCATACATTTTGTCAGGAAAATTTTGTGTAAAGACGTCCATAACAGATACAAGGTCCAAAAACTAAATGAAACATATACAGCCATCAAACATTAATTGCTCCTTAAAGTggttgaattaacttttagtatatatagagacaatttgcaattggtttccattttttattattttttggtttttgaatttagtgttttattcagcagctctccagtttgcaatttcagaaatctggttgctagggtctaaattacatagcaaccatgcattgttttgaataagagactgggatatgaataggagagcctgaatagaaacatgggtaataaaaattacagttacaataaatttgtagccttacagagtatttgttttagattgggtcagtgacccccatttgagagctgaagagagtcaggagaagaaggcaaataactcaaaaactatataaaaaaaaaaaataatgaagaccaactgaaaagttgcctagaattgcccattctgtaacatattaaacgttagcacaaaggtaaaccaccccttttaagagAAAGGAGATCCATACGGGTTCGGTAGACTTAGTTCTTTTGTTAGAATCTTCCCAGGCTGTTGTTTTACTCATTCATTTGGAAGACATTTATTTCAAAGttcatattttacatttctagCTGTGTTTAGGCAGAGCCTGTGACCCTGAAAACccaaaaataaacccaaaaaaatcaGTCATTAccctaaatatattacatttagtaaatatatatatatatatatatatatatatatatatatatatatatatatatatatatatacacacacacacacaaaatcacgatctggagcactcccaagttctggtcaatgcctaggtgctggtaaaacaataaatatcaaatttgcaaataaaccgcacaaccaggtcttgcataaagtgttaaaaacaaaaaattattttattatcaataataatcgtcatgtgtatatatatatatatatatatatatatatatatatatatatatatatatatatttctatttcgaTCCATTATTGAGTGTGAGCTATATCTTGCAGGGTGCAATGTACAATATCTGCAAAATCTAAATAGCCATAGTGCTTTGTATGGTTTGTATCAAGGTAAAAGTAGCAAACTTGAGTTTTTTCCCTAGACCTGTGCCTAAAGGTCTGTCTTGTTCCATGTTCTGCTCTGATTTATATAATGAGTATGATTATAAACTGCTGCCCCTTAGAATTAAGTAATGAGACAAAGTTGAAACCAATCATTTGTTCTGTGGCAACACATTATTCAGCTCATGTACTATAAGGCATTGTCCTATACTGAGACAATTGACCTTCAgctgttattgttatttctaGACTTTACAAGGAGAGGTTGAGCCAAGTAGATGCCAAACTGCAGGAGGTAAAGGCAGACCAAGCACAAGAATATCTGGAACCCCTTGCAAATTTACAGGAAAACATGCAGATCAGAACTAAAGTAGCAGGTATGAAAACTCCTCATTGTGTTAAAACCACTTAGTGGTGAGCACATGAAAAGCTGATACTTCAGAGTTGTGGtgtttgttttgtgtgtgttatAGTTTTACATTTTAGTCCTTCCTCAATTCCCCTTCCTCTCTTTAAAGGAATATACCGTGAACTGTGCCTAGAGTCTGTGAAGAACAAACATGACTGTGAAATTCAAGCAGCACGCCAACACTGTGAGGTACTTCTTTACACCCTTGCAATGGCACAGATATTCTTTAGAAACGATGTTTGTGAAGCAGGAACATTGTGAGTTTCTGTGGTTGTAAAAGTTTGCCTTCCATGTTCAGTTTGTAGGCCTTCGTGATCAGGGCCTTGTAAATGTTTAGCTTTGCCAGAGGAGCTGTTACAGCAGTGCCTGGTTATAAAAAGTTTTATCATCTTTACACTccttccagaaaaaaatatacatcaaGAACCAACAGAATATAATGttctaaatgtttaataaataatcccaatgCTTCTTTTACTCCCTTTACGTTTGGGAATATCTCCGGATGTGTAGGTTAAGCAATGCTTCttctaactttatttttttatatcaagATATCAAAACAcgttcacaaaaaaataaaaatacagccaTAATGCAGAACTATTTGAATCCAAGGCTGATTCCACACGGGTGCTGAAAATGTAAGCCTGAAATACGAAGGCTGAGAATTGGCCCCTACACGGACATTAGCCTCCCGTCCTGCCTGTACCCAGCgcagtacacttaggggccgattcactaacttcgagtgaaggattcgaaggtaaaaaacttcgaatttcaacttttttttgggctacttcgaccatcgaatgggctccttcgactacgacttcgaatcgaaggattcgaagtaaaaatcgtacgactattcgtccattcgatagtcgcagttctgtctcttttaaaaaaaacctctaccccctagttcgccatctaaaagctaccgaagtcaatgttagcctatggggaaggtccccataggcttggctaactttttttgatcgaaggatattcgaaggatattccttcgatcgttggattaaaatccaattcgaaggattttatcgttcgatcgaaggaattatccttcgatcgttcgatcgaactatctgcactaaatccttcgacttcgatatggataggattttaattcctagtcgaatatcgagggttaattaaccctcgatattcgacctttagtgaatcggcccctaaaactgTAGTACCACCTTATGCTcagccagcagaaaaaaaaaaaaaaaaatgtataaattcttGGTACTTAAACTTAATCCAGTGGAATTGGAAGTTCGTATTGCTGGAAAACTTGTACATTAGTGCTaggtacatttataaataacctaTGTATTAAAATTCATTTCAGAGTGAAAAGCTGTTGCTTTATGACACGGTTCAGAGTGAACTGGAAGAGAAAATACGTAGATTGGAAGAAGATCGCCACAGTATTGATATTACCTCTGGTAAATGAAAATGCGTAGTAACTTTTTCCAAATTTCGAGTAGATGGTATATATAAGGTACATATTTCAGCTGAGGCCAGGATGGAGGTAAATAATGACAATGTCTATAGAATGCTGTCCATTATGTAAATACGTAAATGGTTATTTTGATTGATTATTGGTTATTTTAAGGATAACTTACCGTGTTTTTACACTCAGCTGGAAACCCATGGTTGAATGGAATCGACTAGACCTAAATATATGTAGGGCAATTtagctaataaaaataaaagagactGTGCCCTAATGGCAGGATGGCAGCAATCTGATATTTAAGGGCACCAATAGCATTTGAAAGGACAGTACTGAGGATACAGATAAAAAACATGATTCAATAAAGGTATTAATGACATTTAAGATGAAGCTGTTATACTATCCTGCATACCACTTCACAGGGGcgtatctatagaggaagcagaccctgcacctgcaggggggcccaggaggtataggggccccacaaggccctaattcatatacagtttcaataaatattggtaaaacaattcaactgctaaaaattttgggggcctgaaaaattatttgctgtggggcccagtaatatctagttacgccactgccactTCAACAAATGagggtttatataaaataaatgctacCATTCTAAAATAAAGTCCAAGGAATAGGAGATATGATACTTTTCTCATAAACCAATAGGCAAAGAATCAAAAAATAAATGACCAACCTGGCCCATTTATGAAAGcatttgtgcacattttttttctttctcaagaAAGTCTTTTCCACCTTTAAGTAGACAAAGGCCATTTTATCCTATGGGCCAAAAACTTCAAAATGTGGAAGATTTATTACAATGGAAGTCTGGAAAGTCTTCCAATTTCTGGTCTCTGACGTTGCTCCTTGGTTCCACTATGTTCCACCGCTAACAACCCTTGTACAacagtaaaataaacatttgaataGCTCTTTGCTGTAGTGAacattgttcctttaagtccGTTCATATGATTCTCTTTCAGAGCTCTGGAATGATGAGTTACAGTCGAGGCGGAAGCGAAAGGACCCATTCAGCCCTGATAAGAAGAAAAAGCCCGTTGTAGTGTCTGATATCCTTTGTGCAGAGTTTAGCAGGTCTCATCACAGACTCATCCCTTTACTTACTCAGAACACTAGCACATGGAACATATTGTCACCAGAGATGTAATGCAGCATTTTCATAAAGTTATGCAACTTGGACTGGCTTATATGCAGCAATTCACACTGTCTGTGATGCAAATTTATTACTGTGTGTTTTGTTGCCCACGCGGGAAGTACTTTTGCAAAGGTAATAAaactccccatgtgccattgccttaaaTCCTTAGAAGGATTTTTTCTTTGTAGATTCTGGATTCTATAAACATGATCAAAGGATAAggggataaaaacaaaacaagaaaaacatataGGGGATAAAAACAAAAGTCTTTACTGGGCAGGACAGAATCAGGACCCAGATATTCCTGTCTAGATTAGGAATGCATCAAAACCAGGTTTCATCCaaatcccatttttttaaaaatttttttagaaggatttcaattcagtgcaatttcTAAATGTTGTCTTAATAATGATTAGGCATCATAATTAATTGTATGCCTTTAGGATTTCATTTACTCATTGCATGTAAGGCCATTATCTTTGTTTTAGGACTGTTCTGCCAGTGTGTAGGGAACAGGTACAAATATTTGTCTATACTTTTGGGAGTACAAACACACACTGACTGCCACCTCTAAGAACCGATGGgtcaagactaaaggtggccatagacgcaaagatcgtatcgtacaaatcgaggattcgtatgattttcggaccgtgtgtggagagtcccgacatttttcatccagcggagatcgttcgtttggtcgatcggacaggttggaTTTTGTCCTGACCGAtaccgccggagcccattgcgctctcatcataatctgatcgttcggcgatagggccgaatgttcagattacccccgatataggcATGCCCGTTAgtagcatatcggggaaagatcggctcgtttggcgagtggatcttttcgtctatggccaccttaagggaatGTTGTCAGTAATCCAGCCTAGTGCAGTTTATTCCTAAATATTTCCACGcccatatatagtttatatgttaCAAGACTTGGATATACTTGAAGACTGGACTACAATAAGAAAGGTAACAAAAGTGTATATCCTATCTCTGTTAAAAACTTAGGGTTTTTTTGTGcaggtttgtgtttttttgaatgtTGTCATTCTCATGTTATTGAGAGCTGTTGCTAGGTTCCATCTGTCATAAAGTTATTTTAGAAGTACAAAGACCTTAAACAATTCTCTCATTTTATCaaatattatctatatatttttatggtagcttttaaaatattgtcttaattatttttaaaaaatgaaaccactCAACATTCTTTAATATTTAGGACTAATAATTTTTGGTTTTATAGGCACCACCTGTGCACAATTTCAGGGTGATTATGGTCGGTTCTTCAAGGCCGATGTGCGTCTGGCTATTTGGGATCATTTTCCTACTGAAATATGAACTTTTGTCCAAGCTTCAATTTACATGTGGTATTTTACACTATCCATTCACTGATGATGAAAAGCAGCCCCAATATATGATGATGATACCACCACCAAGTGTTACTGCATGCATAAATGTCTTACTTTTGTGTTACACCCTCTCATACAGTCATGTTATGTTTAGAGGCCTAAATGCACTGTAACTTTAATATTTTCAGTTAAATGCTTCCTACATTGAGATTTTACTGTAATAGCTATTGCAatatcacactttttttttttaattctttctaGGCAATGGCTTCATTTGGGCCTCACAGGGTAAAACCCGAAGGTATGTCTttcttattagtggtgcttgcgaagcaaagcatcactactgttatcttgcaaacttatttttattagtggtgcttgcgaagcaaagcatcactactgttatcttgcaaacttatttttattcttcttccgtatgaaagtttggcgcgtaactagtcccgcaccgtttgtcctagacccatgaatgaggtgtcaaatcgtgcggcttaatcgggaatggggtggtatgacttttctaaggggtgggtggttaattgccccttgcgggggcaattaaccaccccgaaaagtccatagattaacattgaggcca
The sequence above is a segment of the Xenopus laevis strain J_2021 chromosome 8L, Xenopus_laevis_v10.1, whole genome shotgun sequence genome. Coding sequences within it:
- the brms1l.L gene encoding breast cancer metastasis-suppressor 1-like protein: MPVHSREKKESNHNDMEVDYPENEGSSSEEDDSDSSSGSEEGDSSEMDDEDCERRRMECLDEMSTLEKQFTDLKDQLYKERLSQVDAKLQEVKADQAQEYLEPLANLQENMQIRTKVAGIYRELCLESVKNKHDCEIQAARQHCESEKLLLYDTVQSELEEKIRRLEEDRHSIDITSELWNDELQSRRKRKDPFSPDKKKKPVVVSGPYIVYMLQDLDILEDWTTIRKAMASFGPHRVKPEVTVKIEKHQHSARSEEGRLHYDGEWYGRGQTICIDKKDEFPTSAVITTINSDEVWFKRQDGSKSKLYISQLQKGKYSIKHI